Within Lagopus muta isolate bLagMut1 chromosome 1, bLagMut1 primary, whole genome shotgun sequence, the genomic segment AGCTCCGAGCCGCCCCTCGGATCGGATCGGAGCGGGCCGGGGCTTCCCCGGGGCTCCTTCCCCGCGGGCCGGGGGCGGGCAGGGCCGCCCGAGGGCTCGCAGCCATTTTGCCTCTCTCTTCTTATTGGCCGCCTCCCCGCCCCCCTCCCCAGTCCCTGGGCTTATCATTaattgaaaactttttttttttttttttcccctccctttttgGCTGTAACCGGCGCCGAGAGCAGCGCGACGATTCGCCTCGCGGCATATGGGAAAGGGGAAAGCGCTGCTGCCGCTCCGGCGCTGCCTGCGCGGGGCCAAGGCGTGACAGACGGCGCGGGGGGGGGCAGACCGCCCCTCCCTCCCCCATCGCCCTCCCCGGGGCCACCGCGAGCGCGCGCgcgtgtgtgtgtatgtgtatgtgtgtgggGTGGGGTGGTCTTTCCGCCGGGCCGGAGCCTGGCGCGGCGCGGTGTCCCCCCTCCTTCCACCCCCCTGGACAGTCCCGTGTTTACCCGGCGGCGAGTCCCGGCCGCCGTCCGACACGTGATGGTGCGgcgggggggttggggggctgcGGCGGAGCACTCACATCGAGAGCCGCAGAGGAGCCGCGCACGGCTCGAGGTGGATTTCCAATCGGGTTAGCGATCTCGCTGGCGCATTGTGCCGGGCGCTGCGCTTAAATGAAATGCCACACGTCCCGGGTAAAGGTCACACTCGTGCTCTAATCCGAGGAGCCGAGCGGCGGCTCTCGAGCCTGCGGCTTCCTCCTCCGGCTCCGGAACGTGTGGCTGGCGGGGATGCTGCGGGGAGACTGCAACAAACAACCGGCGatattttccctattttttgtttgtttgtttattttgcaaaaagcGCAgcctccttcttcccttcccaccGCCCCTTTGAGCACGCGGCCGGTGCCAGCTAGCTGCCCGCTGTCGGGGCTCAGCGATAGGGGACCGAGACCCGAGGTGGGAACGCAGCGGCTCAGCGCAGCTCTGAACGGCAGCCCGCATTTATAAATACCGCCCGAGCACTGCCCTTTAAATCAAACTCCAGATGAGGGCTAATCGAAGGAGATCGCTACGAGTCCCCGATTGCTTCTCGCTCCCCACGCCGGGATTTGCGCAAATCTACCAATGATCCTTCCAGCGGCCTGGAACCGAGCGTTGGGGCCGCCCTCGATTGCCGCCCGCCCCCCCTCCCGTGCACCCGGCGCAGCCCTCGCTCCCCCCCCCAgcgccccctcccccccccccagccgcagcgctgccgcccgccccgcggTTGTGCAGTGGAAACTGGCGGTCAGCCAGGCGGGGCTGGAGGTGGAAAGAGGAAAGGCGCCAGAAGGGAACTCGTGCGCCGCTGCGCCGCTCCCCCCGCCCTGCTTCCTGGCTCCCTGCGCCGCGGCCCCGACGGCCGTCCTGCCCCCCTCGacggccgccccccgcccggctCCCGGGGCCGCGAGGATTTGCCTTCCCCCTCCTGCCGCCGCCGGCACCGGGTTTTTCTCGTTTCCACGCCAAGAGCGCGTGAACAAAACttcgtgctgctgctggcgtCGACGGCTGCCAAAAGTCTGTTGACGTTGCGAGGGAGACCCGAACGCTCCCTGCTCTAATCCGCCGCCCGAGCAGCGCGGTGTGCCCCCGCCTGCCCCTGCGGTGCGGGGCCGGGCGCTCCCGGCTGGGCTCGGCACGGCGTTGCGTGCAGGTCAGTGCTTGCAGACGCCGCTCACAGCTGGTTTCACACGGCGGCAGCGCTGCGGAACCGCGTGTGCGCGTCTCGCTCTTCCCCCCCACTACTCCCCCCCCCACTTCCCCCGTCGCGCATCACCGCCTATATTTAGCCGCGGAGGGCCCTATCGGGCAGGCACCTCCCGGAGGAAATGCCGGTCGCGCTCCGGGGGCTGCGGTGCTCCGGGACGGGCGGTGCTCAgcggggagaggaggaggaaggggacggagggagggaggagggccGGACGCGGCCTTGCTCTCCCCGCCGCGCACCGCGCGCTTGCCGTCGGGGTTTCGTAACGGGGCCGCCCCCGCGGAAGGCGGGTATAAATAGAGGAGTGGTGCCTTCGTCGTAGTGCTGCGGGCACCCccgggaggggaggagaggaaggggtGCGACTAGAggtgcagctgcagtgatgcAAGGGTGGCACTAGCAGACCTCTACCCCGTTGCAGTTCACATAGAGTTCACTGGGTGCCGAGCGCACTTGTGTGCCTGGGGTGGTTTtaggggatggggctgcagctggtTACCCTGCACCCCAAAGGGCTCTGATTCAGGAGGCTGTTGTTCTCCGGTGCAGTTCTTTGCTTCGTTAGTTGCCCTGGTGTGGGCACTGTGCCTTATCTCAGCCATCCACATCCAGGAGGAAGGCCAGAGCTGTCCCCAAAACGAGTAGGGTGCGAGGCTCCCAGTGGTGCGGCCACCAGCCGTACGGAAAGCCTTAAATCActccagccatgctgctgctgcctctatTGAAAACATTACGAGCGGCGCATCTGGAAACCAGTAAATCTGTCCAGAAACCGTCTTTGCAGTGAAATAACTCCTTCTGAATGATAGCGCGGTCTGTAATCTCCGCAGATTTTTGTTTCCTCGCAGTGGTTTTTGTGGGCTTCATTATGGGGAGCGAATGGTGCTGGAGAGAGGAGGGTCTCGGTGCTGTGCCATTAATATACATTTGTTCCAGACGCGGAGTTATGCACAAAAGGCCATTCCGAGGGGAGAGGAAAGTGTTGGGGAGCGAACGCCACTCGGGCCCTTACATCCCTCCCCACGTGTGCGAAGTATTGTGCTGAGGTGCAATCTGGGATTCTTCCCCATTAAATGCCAAAGCCACCATTTGCATATCCCGGAGCCTAACAAAGGAAATGAGTTTGCTGTGGAAGCTGCGTGTGGTGGGAGACGCTATGCGCTGAGCTCCCCGCGGTCAGCCCTGTGCGCAGTGAGGAGCGCCGTGCCGCCCGCTTGTGGGCTTCTATTTTTGTGAGAGGAAGAGCCGAGGGATATCCTGTGCATTAAGGCTCCCCCTACTTCTTAAGCCAGCGTTCGGCAGTGGGATGCGGGCTGAAGCGCAGTCGAAAGCGACGACTCGACCTCCGAAGAGCAATTAAAATCTTGCACCGGAATAAATCATGCGCCGCGCTAATCCTGTTAATAAAACGCAGCTTGTCCTGACACTTCGCTCATGCAGCAAAGCAGGATTTAATGCGAGCggaggtggtggtgggaggGAGAGGCATTCCCTTCACTGCCGGGTGTGGGGACGTGGCTGCCTCTCGTCCTCTCATCTGCTGTGGCCAGCCCCAGCCTACTGCTGTGAGCCCATTGCTCCGGCCCCACCGAGGTGGGCGTTTGGGTGCCGGTGTGAACTGCAGCATGCTCTGATTCCATGTACTGGGGAAAGTTTTCTTTGTCGATAGCCCGGAATGGTACTTAATTTTCTAGACGCGCGCTGGGGAAAAGATCCATCTCCTCTGACCTATAAATGCCCTCAATTTGCTCCTTTATTGCAGGGTATCTCCCTTAGCGGTTGGCGGAGGCAGCGCGCTCCCCGCACCAACGCGGCATTCATTATTAATGACCCGGAGGGAGGCCGCCTGCTCCGCTCTGATGTTTGCATTTCCTCCCAGACAAATCTGCtcaactttcttctttcttccccccccccctccttttttaaTAGAATATAAAACCGTGAAGAAAAGCAGCGATTTTTTAAGAAGACGTCATGCTTTCTGCAACCCCCCTGTATGGCAACGTTCATAGCTGGATGAGCAATGAAAGGGTCCGCATGTGTGGAATTAATGAGGACAGGTAAATATTTAAGCTGCTGCAAGTTGTGCAGCCGAGGCCTTACCGTGAGCTTGCTGCCTCCTGCACAGGGATCAGCTGGGTGCCGGGGGTGACGGCGATGCGGGTGCTGATGTCTGATGGAAGTGATGTGTGCCTTTAAGTGCTTTGATTGAAGGGAGTTCTTTGGGGTAATGATGAAACTTTCCTTCTGTTGCATGTCAGCGGTTTTTATCCCCAGGATTTGAAATTTGGCACTAAGGTATATTCTTTATCGGTGCTTGCCGTGATAACAagtcccagtgctgcagcactgctatgGCACAGATGTGCACCCCCTCTTTAGCATGGAACAGCTGACAATTGTATGATATtagtgtgtgtgttttaattttctccattgCAGCATTTATGGGTGATACGTGGAAAGGGCGTGTTTAAAATGGTGTATTTTCTTcttgggaaagaagaaagtgaagaggAGCAAATAGTAAACATTGGCAATAATTGTGGGCTTTGCAAGAGGCTGAGCCCTGAGATGGGCTCAGTGTGTTCTTGTTCTCAAACAATCCTTCCTTGCTAAAGCAGTCACCGTGCATGGACAGCTAAATACAGtatgggatggggctgctgtAGTATACAACCTTGGGCTGATAATGAAGTGCGTAGGGTGCTTTCCAGTAACaagcttctgttttttaataggaaaatcCCAGTTAATGATGGCGATGCACCGAAAAGCAGACTGGAGTTGAGGGAAGAAAACCACCTGAATCACAGTGTGGTAAGAAATTATTGCTATCGCATCTGTCCTCCCCACCTGCCGGTGTTCCCGCATGTTGCATGTGGAGAGGCGATTCAAACACAGTTCTGCTGCAGGGGCATGCAGGGATTGTTTCTGTGGAACAGTGCAATGGGACTTTGCTTGTTTATCTCGTTAGCCTCCTGGCTCTGACTTTGTGGTGTGCGCTGCTGTATGACTTCATCCTTCTCTCGCTCCGTTATGAGTAATGCCACGCAGCACACCGCTACGTCTACCACAAACGGTTCATGTAGTCCCTGAGCACCAGAGCTGACGGTCTCCTCCTCTGAGAGCATGTGGTGAGCAGCGAGCGGAGTTCAGTGCCTTGTTGTCAAGCGATGGCTGACCTGGCTCTGTTCTGTGCGCTCTGATGCCTTGCAATCAAGCTGCGGAGGAGGGGGAGCTCCTGGAGGAGGAcgacaggaggaggaaggaggaggctCTCCCTCCTGCCCTTCCAGCTCTCCCCTGAGTTCTGCTCTCCATGCTCCCAGCCTCATTCTGAGTTGTCGGGGCCGGAGGCCAGGAGCTGGTGTCTGCCAGGCACTGGCTCTGGGCATGTTTGGGCTTTCTGGGCTCTGGATCCTCAAGCTTTAGATTCTGATCAATTAATTGAAGATATAGAGAGATCTTTATTGATGTTTGTAGTGGACTGTTTTGTTCCATAGCTTCTCATATAATCCAGCGTGGCCAtcctctgtgtgttttctgtgagTGCTTGCCTTGGTGGTGATTCTCTTCAGAATGACAGCGTATCTGTAGTTTGTGCGGTAGCCTTTTTTTATCAGAGTGCACAGCTAACCGTTTCTTCTTCTGTGAAGGTGGATGCAACTACAGCCCATCGAATTGACAGCTTGGCAGCTCTGAGCATGGACAGGTCTGGACTTATGCGAGAAGGACTCAGGGTCCCTAGTAGCATTGTCTATTCCAGCTTGTGTGGACTTGGCTCTGAAAAGTCGCGGGATGCTACAGGTTCTATAGCTGGTCTTGGATTTACTCCTGAAAGAAATCCAGAGATACAGTTTAAGTCTAATGCCCCCGAGGCAGTAGAAAACGCAGCTGTCTCTGGAAAAGGCCCGAATGGTTTCAGCGCTATCTACAAAACGCCCCCTGGAATACAAAAAAACTCAGTCCCAACGGGAGAAACGCTGGGCTTGGACCGAGCCGCGAGCGACAAGCAGAGCCCTCTGGGCGTCAATGGTGCTAGCTACCTACGGCTCCCCTGGGTGAACCCCTACATGGAGGGCGCGACGCCCAccatctacccttttcttgacTCACCAAATAAGTATTCGTTGAACATGTACAAGGCGTTGCTACCTCAGCAGTCCACCTACAGCTTGCCACAGCACCTGGCCTACTCGCCTGTCTGCACCAACGGTGAGCGCTTCCTCTACCTGCCCCCCTCCCACTACGTTACCCCCCATATCCCATCCTCTCTCGCCTCACCCATGAGGATCTCGGCTGCCTCAGCGTCCCCAGCCATCCCGCCGTTGGTGCACTGTCCAGACAAGGGTCTGTCATGGAAGATGGGAGTCAGCCCCGGTGCTCCGGTCGAGACGCACGCCTACCCACACCTGCCAAACAGCAAGCAGCCTCGCGTCCCTGCTGCCAAACCAGCACCCAGTGGCCTGGCGCCTGACCCTGCGCTCCTGCTGCCGCACTCGCCCCGGCCATCCCCTCGCCTCCCACTGCCCGCCCAGGTGGGGGATGCCTACGCCGAGTTCCACAAACACTTTCCCAGCATCGCCACGTCGCCCTCCTCCTCCGTCCCCCTCCCCAAGCCCTACCTGAATGTGGGTGGTGACTTCCCACCTGCCCGGCTGCCCAACGGCAAGCTGCCCAAGGCTGGTGAGGCTGCTGAAGGGCCGGCACAGGCAGTGCCCCATGCCAGGAAAGCCAGCCATGAGCGGAAGGATGGCCGCTCGCCCCCGCTGCTCGAGAAGCAGGCCCCGGCCAAGGATGCTGCTGACAAGCCCCTGGACTTGTCAGCAAAGGTTGTTGATGCTGAAGGTGCCGGAAAAGTGGagcatgtgaaaaaaatgcCACCGACAGTACTGGTGCATGGCCGGGCGGGAGGTGGGCCGCTGCTTCCGGGGGGTGATGCCCAGAAGGAGACCCTTTCCCCTGGGACCTGTCCCATATACCGGCCCGAGATCATCAGCACGGCACCTTCCTCTTGGATAGTTCCTGGACCTGGCCCTGGTGAGGAGAGCGGCAAGAGTGTCACGCTAAAGAACAAGGCACTGGACTGGGTGATCCCGCAGCAGAggagctcctcctgccccaggaTGGGTGGCACAGAGGCGGCGGTGGGCAGTGTGTCAGGGACTGTGCCGGCAGGGGGACGGCCAGCTTCGGCCTCGCCAGCTCCTAATGCCAACACAGATTGTACCAAGGCGGCCAGGAGTGGCATGGAGAGTGCAGCCTCAGTCATCCAGCATGTAGGGCAGCCCCTGGCCACCTCggccaagcacagcaataaggTGACCAAGCCCTGCGGCCAGGAAGCTGGCTTCAAAGCCACTGAGAGCGCCCTGGCCTCCAGCCCCATCTTCCTGCCGCCCAACGAGGCGTTCCGCTCCCCACATCTGCCCTACCCCAGGAGTTATCTCCCATACCCCGTCCCAGAGGGCCTTGCCATCAGCCCTCTGTCCCTGCACGGCAAGGGGCATGTCTACCCACACCCAGTCCTGCTGCCCAACGGCAGCCTCTACCCGGGCCACCTTGCTCCCAAGCCTGGCCTCCCATACAGCCTCCCAGCTGGCCGCAGTGAGTTCATGACCTACCAGGACGCACTGGGCATGGGGATGGTGCACCCCATGTTGTTGCAGCACTCAGCGCTGGAGATGggcaaggaggagaagggagagcGGAGGTCGCGGTCCCACGAGCGGGCACGCTATGAGGATCCTTCATTGCGTGGCAGgcttcctgagctgctggaggcaggtGGCAAGGTGCACTATGAGGTTGCGTCCAGCGATAAGGTGGTAAAGTTACACCAGGGATCTGGCCATGGCAAGAGCTCCTCCAAAAGTGACAAGCATCTCTTCCCAGAGCTCCTGCGGGACGAGCAGGACTCTAAAAGTGAGGCAAGCTTAGCAAAATCTGGATTTGCTGCTGAGAGTGGTGGTCAGGCTAACGACCCAACGAAGCACAAGGTAGAGCAGGCGTCTCAGCACAGGGATTTTATTGAGTTTGGAAGGAATAGTGATCTGCATGACAGCTATAATTTTAAGCAAGCCCCAAGCTCAGCGTTGTTCAGTTTGAGGAAAGAAGACCTATCTGCTGTTCAGGGCAAAGAGAGAGTGGCCGTCCAGCCTGCGCCTGCCTTCCTGGAGGCTGCCCACGAGACTGATGGCCCCGCGCTCACTTTTGGCAAAGCGCAGGACGACGCCAAGCAGTTCTGCTTGGGCACCGCGCAGCCCAGCCTCGAAACCAACCAGACCTATACCAAAGATGGACCCGATGACGCAGACTCTGCTGATGGCAAAATACTGAAACCCAAGCCATCTAAACTGGCAAAACGCATCGCGAACTCTGCTGGTTATGTAGGTGACCGGTTCAAGTGCGTGACGACCGAGCTGTACGCGGACTCGAGTCAGCTCAGCCGGGAGCAGCGGGCACTACAGGTGAGTCCTGCGGTGCAACGCGCGGTGCTTGCCATTATTTCTCTGCAGTAAGTCACAGTCAAGTATTACAGTTGGTATCAGCAGCGCAGgtggggaaatacagggattcTTTCGCTAGGGCGTGCTTGTCAGGAATGGTTTTATGTAGCGCGAGAAGCCTGTTAATTAAAGCGAGGTTGCGTAAAGAATAGCATGTATGACTTTCATGTATGTATGCACGAGTAAGTTTTAAAGGGCTCTTAATAAGATCTGCTAGAAATGTTAATGTATGTATGAAATGTGTTTGCAGTTGCGGAGGGGAGTCGAGCAGGAATGCAGTGCATGCTATGGCAGCGCTAGTGGTGGCTGTAATCTCTGCCTCGGCCGGCAGTGCCAGCTAGCAAAGTGTGTCCCAAGTTGTGATTAGTATGCCAGGCGTGCCGTGCGGTGCGGAGGAGAGCAGCCATGGAGGAGTGGGGCTTGCGCTACGGTTCCACCACGCGAGCGAGTAGTCAGGAGTAGGGGCAGCACCGAGGCTGATGCTGAGGGATGGCAGAGAGATGCTGTGTAGGAATAGCCTTAAGGTATTTTACTTTTAATGAACAGATGAGTTAAGCCAAATTGTTTTGCATTGTTAAGAAAAGAAGTGGTTGATGCTTATAAAAATGGATGAAATTATCTAAATGATCCATTGAGTGCCCATTTTAATTACATAGATGGAAGGATTACAAGAGGACAGTATTTTATGTCTACCTGCTGCTTACTGTGAGGTCAGTTCTTCAAATTTTTATTACTAGACTCTTACATAAACCTTTGAgttaaatttcatttccaaatacaCAAAGGGAAGTTTGTGGGCCATGGTCGTCTTTATTCATTGTAcagttttgtgttattttttttttaatttctttttgtttttgtctccttttatctccaaattggaatgtttttgttttatatacagtatacatttatatatatatatatatatgcatatatatacactgATCTAAGAAAGAATTGTGTGGCTGTTTGCATATCGATGCTAGAACACTGTTTGACAAGTCAGGTGCTTAAAACTCTAACGCTAACTGTCTGgctcagctttttctttggaaatactTTCATAGAAGGTAAGGTAAATGAAGGCGCTTTTATcgcaagactttttttttcatatgaattCTCTTTCTAGCGTGCAATGATGCGCTTCTCAGAGTTGGagatgaaagagagagaaggccAAACAGCTACCAAAGACTCAGAGGTCTGCAGATTCAGCCAGGCAGACTGGGAAAACTTGAAAGGAAGCAGTGAAAAGAAGCCAAAGCCTGTCGCTCTGGAAGATGCCATTGCTGACCAAAATGACAATGACAGATGTAAGCGTGTTTCGATGGCTTTCGGaaatgtgtctgtgtgtctgtgccGCAGCAGCTGGGGCAGAACTGGTGTGGGGTGATCTGTGTGTCTTGCATGTGCGAGTTGTACAGATCTCGTGGCTCTGTCTGGCCCTGGGGGTATGTGGTACTGGGGATGGAGCGCTGGAGGCGGGGAAGCGTCAGTAAATAGCtggtgttggctttttttgcgTTATGTGGGCAAAATCGCTTCTTATTTTGGGAACTGTTGGTAAGCATCTGGCTTCCATCAGTTTCcaaattggttttcttttacgAAGTAATTAAGGAAAGGATTGGTTCCCCCTGCTGctactttgtttttaactgctcCAAAAAAAAGCCTGCACTGAAAGCATCGCTAAACAAGGGGAAGCGCAGCGTGGGCATTGTGGTGCCCCTGTCAGTGTGTGTGTTGGGCAGCCTGAGGgatgtgtgtgctgctgtgggtaGGGATGCGCAAGTAAGGCCAGTAGGAAATTTATTCGGGCAATTTAATAACTTTGAATTATTGTTCTGGTCTTTGTTTAATGCTTTTTGGCAGAGAGCACGCCAGTCAATCGTGCTTGCTCCGTTACTCACCTAAATCAAGTTACTGTGGCATTGCTGCCATGAAATAGCAGCGTGAATGAGGGTTGGTCTGGCCAGGCGGCGAGGCGGGGGGGTTCTGAATGTCGGAGTGGAGCAGCGTCAGGTTGGGGAGGAGGCTGAGCTGAGGAGCTGGGTGGGAATTCCCTCATCATAGTGTACTGCGGTGGCTGTAAGGAGGAAGGGCAGCACCCAACTGGCACTCTCTCGATTGGATCCAAGAGGAAAGGATGCACA encodes:
- the BCOR gene encoding BCL-6 corepressor isoform X2, with product MLSATPLYGNVHSWMSNERVRMCGINEDRKIPVNDGDAPKSRLELREENHLNHSVVDATTAHRIDSLAALSMDRSGLMREGLRVPSSIVYSSLCGLGSEKSRDATGSIAGLGFTPERNPEIQFKSNAPEAVENAAVSGKGPNGFSAIYKTPPGIQKNSVPTGETLGLDRAASDKQSPLGVNGASYLRLPWVNPYMEGATPTIYPFLDSPNKYSLNMYKALLPQQSTYSLPQHLAYSPVCTNGERFLYLPPSHYVTPHIPSSLASPMRISAASASPAIPPLVHCPDKGLSWKMGVSPGAPVETHAYPHLPNSKQPRVPAAKPAPSGLAPDPALLLPHSPRPSPRLPLPAQVGDAYAEFHKHFPSIATSPSSSVPLPKPYLNVGGDFPPARLPNGKLPKAGEAAEGPAQAVPHARKASHERKDGRSPPLLEKQAPAKDAADKPLDLSAKVVDAEGAGKVEHVKKMPPTVLVHGRAGGGPLLPGGDAQKETLSPGTCPIYRPEIISTAPSSWIVPGPGPGEESGKSVTLKNKALDWVIPQQRSSSCPRMGGTEAAVGSVSGTVPAGGRPASASPAPNANTDCTKAARSGMESAASVIQHVGQPLATSAKHSNKVTKPCGQEAGFKATESALASSPIFLPPNEAFRSPHLPYPRSYLPYPVPEGLAISPLSLHGKGHVYPHPVLLPNGSLYPGHLAPKPGLPYSLPAGRSEFMTYQDALGMGMVHPMLLQHSALEMGKEEKGERRSRSHERARYEDPSLRGRLPELLEAGGKVHYEVASSDKVVKLHQGSGHGKSSSKSDKHLFPELLRDEQDSKSEASLAKSGFAAESGGQANDPTKHKVEQASQHRDFIEFGRNSDLHDSYNFKQAPSSALFSLRKEDLSAVQGKERVAVQPAPAFLEAAHETDGPALTFGKAQDDAKQFCLGTAQPSLETNQTYTKDGPDDADSADGKILKPKPSKLAKRIANSAGYVGDRFKCVTTELYADSSQLSREQRALQRAMMRFSELEMKEREGQTATKDSEVCRFSQADWENLKGSSEKKPKPVALEDAIADQNDNDRCNFASAENNQGHFLEALEEKDLSNEKCYLERHSIYDKAEDQPTEEIGQHPCPRLDRKRKHSGERVQNDGSQSEGFVDELQDEFVSKAKKKKSSKDDWPEREMTNNSSNHLEEPNCNEVTNLKVCIELTGLHPKKQRHLQHLRELWEQQVSPERSPSGKLGRQSRKDLAEAVQPEATAKVKDFTEERHTKKRSEAKSNRSWSEESLKTSDNEQGLPVFPVSPHMKSLSSSNANSKRQAQPSCTPASRLAAKQQKIKESRKTDGLYTDEEEDFQPESLLQKYAECEKPSGKRQCKTKHLALQERRRRSSLTGDDTTDIENAEDKVAVPKKVRKRTEPTSDCDSSPAKPYEQKLYERLQPAPPPPQPAALQVASPPPEPPPSRPMPPEARRLIVNKNAGETLLQRAARLGYEEVVLYCLENKVCDVNHRDNAGYCALHEACARGWLSIVRHLLEYGADVNCSAQDGTRPIHDAVENDHLEIVRLLLSYGADPTLATYSGRTIVKMTHSELMETFLTEYLTDLQGRNGDDPGLYWDFYGSSVCDPKDESGFDVLANPPGPGEEDEDGFSDVFEFEFSDEPPLPCYNIQVCLSQGPRNWLLLSDVVKRLKMSSRIFRCNFPNLEVVTITEAEFYKQTSLSQLFACATDLEAFNPESKELLDLVEFTSELKTLLGSSLHWLHPHEDPPFDILW
- the BCOR gene encoding BCL-6 corepressor isoform X4 gives rise to the protein MLSATPLYGNVHSWMSNERVRMCGINEDRKIPVNDGDAPKSRLELREENHLNHSVVDATTAHRIDSLAALSMDRSGLMREGLRVPSSIVYSSLCGLGSEKSRDATGSIAGLGFTPERNPEIQFKSNAPEAVENAAVSGKGPNGFSAIYKTPPGIQKNSVPTGETLGLDRAASDKQSPLGVNGASYLRLPWVNPYMEGATPTIYPFLDSPNKYSLNMYKALLPQQSTYSLPQHLAYSPVCTNGERFLYLPPSHYVTPHIPSSLASPMRISAASASPAIPPLVHCPDKGLSWKMGVSPGAPVETHAYPHLPNSKQPRVPAAKPAPSGLAPDPALLLPHSPRPSPRLPLPAQVGDAYAEFHKHFPSIATSPSSSVPLPKPYLNVGGDFPPARLPNGKLPKAGEAAEGPAQAVPHARKASHERKDGRSPPLLEKQAPAKDAADKPLDLSAKVVDAEGAGKVEHVKKMPPTVLVHGRAGGGPLLPGGDAQKETLSPGTCPIYRPEIISTAPSSWIVPGPGPGEESGKSVTLKNKALDWVIPQQRSSSCPRMGGTEAAVGSVSGTVPAGGRPASASPAPNANTDCTKAARSGMESAASVIQHVGQPLATSAKHSNKVTKPCGQEAGFKATESALASSPIFLPPNEAFRSPHLPYPRSYLPYPVPEGLAISPLSLHGKGHVYPHPVLLPNGSLYPGHLAPKPGLPYSLPAGRSEFMTYQDALGMGMVHPMLLQHSALEMGKEEKGERRSRSHERARYEDPSLRGRLPELLEAGGKVHYEVASSDKVVKLHQGSGHGKSSSKSDKHLFPELLRDEQDSKSEASLAKSGFAAESGGQANDPTKHKVEQASQHRDFIEFGRNSDLHDSYNFKQAPSSALFSLRKEDLSAVQGKERVAVQPAPAFLEAAHETDGPALTFGKAQDDAKQFCLGTAQPSLETNQTYTKDGPDDADSADGKILKPKPSKLAKRIANSAGYVGDRFKCVTTELYADSSQLSREQRALQRAMMRFSELEMKEREGQTATKDSEVCRFSQADWENLKGSSEKKPKPVALEDAIADQNDNDRCNFASAENNQGHFLEALEEKDLSNEKCYLERHSIYDKAEDQPTEEIGQHPCPRLDRKRKHSGERVQNDGSQSEGFVDELQDEFVSKAKKKKSSKGLHPKKQRHLQHLRELWEQQVSPERSPSGKLGRQSRKDLAEAVQPEATAKVKDFTEERHTKKRSEAKSNRSWSEESLKTSDNEQGLPVFPVSPHMKSLSSSNANSKRQAQPSCTPASRLAAKQQKIKESRKTDGLYTDEEEDFQPESLLQKYAECEKPSGKRQCKTKHLALQERRRRSSLTGDDTTDIENAEDKVAVPKKVRKRTEPTSDCDSSPAKPYEQKLYERLQPAPPPPQPAALQVASPPPEPPPSRPMPPEARRLIVNKNAGETLLQRAARLGYEEVVLYCLENKVCDVNHRDNAGYCALHEACARGWLSIVRHLLEYGADVNCSAQDGTRPIHDAVENDHLEIVRLLLSYGADPTLATYSGRTIVKMTHSELMETFLTEYLTDLQGRNGDDPGLYWDFYGSSVCDPKDESGFDVLANPPGPGEEDEDGFSDVFEFEFSDEPPLPCYNIQVCLSQGPRNWLLLSDVVKRLKMSSRIFRCNFPNLEVVTITEAEFYKQTSLSQLFACATDLEAFNPESKELLDLVEFTSELKTLLGSSLHWLHPHEDPPFDILW